The stretch of DNA ACCGCGGGGCCGCGAGACCCGCCCCGGCACGCCCGAGCCCGTCGGCCGGTGCGGGACCCCGGCGGCCACCCGGTCTCGTTGCCGCGACGTCCACCGGCGCAGCGCCTCACCCTTCGGCAGCACCTTGAGCAGCGCGAGCGTGGCGTACATCAGCGTGTTGAGGGCCACGAACGTCGCCAGGATCTCGAAGCCCGACGAGTGCAGCAGGCGCTCCGGCAGCAGCACCCCCACCGGGAGCATCGCCGCGTGGACGGCCGTCACCGCGCCACCCCCACCGGGACGTCGGCCGTGGGCGCCGGGAGAGGGGCGGTGTGCACCACGTGGTTCCACCCGGCGCGTCGGCCCAGCAGGATGTCGACGACGCCGCGCACGTACACCACGTCGAGGAAGGCGGCGAACACCAGCTCGGGCAGCAGCAGCGCCGCGAGCGCACGAGCCCGCCAGCCGCCTGCCCACACCGTGACCACCCGCTCCACGGCGAAGAGCACCCCCATGCCCATCCAGAACGGGAACCAGACCCACCGATCGACGGACAGCACCGTCAGCGCGATGAGCAGCACGTACGCGCCCAGCGCCATCACCCCGTACCCGATGCCGAGCTGTTGCGACCAGTACCGGAACGTGGTGGGGGTCAACCCGTAGGCCGCGAGGTTCTCCAGCGCGCCGCGCTGCCACCGCAGCCGCTGTCGCCACAGCGCCCGCCACGTCGGCATCACCTCGGTGACCACCGTGCAGGCGGCCGGCGAGATCATCAGCGCGCCGAGGGACTTCAGCGCGATGGTCAGCTCGTTGTCCTCGGTCAGCGCGGCCGTGTCGTACACGTCCCCCGGCGTGCCGGGCAACGAGGTGCCGCGGTTCTCCGCCACGGTCCGCAGGGCCGCAGGTCGGAACATCGACGCGGTTCCCGTCAGGACGAACACCCGTCCCCGGCGCCGACGGATGTCCCGGCTGTACCGGCTGTACTCGTTGCGCTGGAACTGGCCCAGCACCCCGGCACCCTCCTCGCCGTAGAACAGGCCCCCCACAGCCATCAGCGCCCGGTCGGCCGTGAACTGCGCGACCGCCGCCTCGAGGAACCCCGGGGCCAGGCGGGTGTCCGCGTCCACCACCATGACCACGTCGTTGTCGCCCTGCCCGGGGAGCACCTCGCGCAGCACCTGGTTGAGCGCGCCGGCCTTCTTCTGGGTGTTCGCGACCGTCTCGACCACCTCGACACCGGCACGGCGCGCGACCTGCACGGTCGCGTCGGTGCAGTTGTCCGCGATCACCACGATCCGCTCGGGCGGGCGGGGCTGGTCCACCAGCGAGGCGAGGGTCTGCGGCAGGGACGCCTCCTCGTCGTGCGCCGGGATGAGCACGGTGACGGTCACCGGTCCGGCGAAGACACCCTCGGTCCGGGCCATCACCGGCTTCGGGGCGAGCGGATGTCCCAGGCCGTCGGCGGAGCGACGCGCTCGGTTGGCGATCCGCAGCTCGACGACCGCGACACCCACCGCCAGCAGCACCGCGAGCGCCACGGCCGCGAGCGCCACCGGCACCGACGGCGCCTCGGTCGCGTAGAGCACCCGCCACAGGCCGAGCAGATGACCCTCCAGGGGTGCCATCTGCACCGGGTTGCCGATCGCGCTCGCCGTGATCAGGAGCAGCGTCCCTGCGACAGCCGCGAGGCCGAAGACCGTCAGCCCGGCCAGCCGCGCGAACGCCCCGGTCTCCGCCGGTCCACCGGCTCGCGCGGCGTCCGCCCGCTCGACGTCCTGCTGCGGACGTGGGGCCGGGACGACGGTGTCCGGCGGCTCAGGCGGCGACGTCTGCCCACGCCGGGCCAGCACCGCCCGTCCCCGCGACACGACATCACGCGGAACACCTGCCCCGGACGCCGGCCGTTCCACGGATCCCCCCGTTCGGGGACCTGTGGACGAGGGTCCCTCGAACTACCCATCGGCGGCCGTTCACGTGAGCGAAGGAGTTCTGGACAAGTGACCAGGAAGTCACCCCGAGCGGCTGGTCCCCGCGGCCCGACGCCGGCTGGGCGTGCCTCTGGAACCTCGCCGCGGCCCTCGGCTACCTCGGCCTTCTGCTCACCGGGCTCTCGGCCCACCGACCTCCGAAGAACCGCTGGACGGCGTCCGCCACCCGATCGGGCCGCTTCTCGGGCGCGAAGTGGTCCAGACCGTCGAGCCGTAGCGCGTGGCCCCGCGGGATCACGTCGGCGAGGCGGCCCAGGGTGACCGCCGTGCCGCTCGTCGCGGAGCCCTTGCCCCGCATGACGAGGGTGGCCGCGCTGATCGCGGAGTAGTCGTCCGTCCGCGAGTCGAACCGTCCCACCTCGACGTGCTCGCGGACGGCCTCGGGCATCAGCGAGAGCATCCGGCGCCGCGCGTCAGCGCGGATCGCCAGGCGCAGGATCGCCCGCAGGAACCAGCGCGGCACGCGGCCGGACTGCTCGGGGTTGGTGCCGCGAACGAACGTCAGGAACGCCTCGAACGGCTCGCCCTCCTGGAGCTCGTGCTGCGTGCGGTCGATCCACCCGACGGGGATCGACCCGCCGTCGGACACCCCCGGCTCGTAGACGGCGACCCCGTCGAGCGCGGCGTTGCCGCACGCGAACCTCAGCGCGACCAGGCCGCCGTAGCTGTGGCCGAACACCAGGCGCGCCCCGGTCTGCTCGCGCACCGCCTCGAGGTCTTCGAGCTCGCGCTCGATGCCGTACCGATCGCCCTGCGGACCGCTGCCACCGCGGCCGCGACGCTGCACGACGTGCACCGTGTACCGCTCGCCGAGGTGGCCCGCGAGCGGGCCGAGCGTCTCGGCCGTCGAGAGCGCCCCGGGGACCGCGATCAGCCCGGGCCCCCTCCCCGTGGTGAGGTACTCGATCCGCGTGCCGTCGGCGGACGTCGCCACCTGGGCCGTCATGCTCGTCATGGGTGTCCTCACGTCAGAAGGGGAGGTCGTCTGCCGACCTGCGGGCACCGTACGCAGTCGCTCCGGGCCCGCTCCTGCTGCACGGGCGGCACGTAGTGCGCTTCGATGCGCTGGGCGGATGGTCCGCCCCCGGCGGCGCCGTCCGTACTAGTGCACCTGGAGGGGTGATGCCGGAACCGCCGACCTACGTGCGCGTCGCCGACTCGATCGCGGCCGAGATCCGCAGCGGTCGGATCGCAGAGGGCGCGCGGGTGCCGTCGACGCGTCAGATCGTCCGGGAGTGGGGCGTGGCGATGGCGACGGCCACGAAGGTGCTCCAGGCGCTGCGCTCCGAGGGCCTGGTCGACTCCGTCCGCGGCAGCGGCACCGTCGTCCGTCGCGGAGCTCGAGGCACCACGCACCTGACCCCCGCGACCCCCGCCGAGCCGACGCTTCAGCAGATCGTCGAGACCGCCGTCGGCATCGCCGACGCCGACGGGCTGCCCCTGGTGACGATGCGCCGGGTGGCGGCGCAGCTGGGCGTCGCGACGGTGACGCTCGGCCGGCACGTGAGGGGCCGGGAGGCTCTGACCCTGCACATGGTCGACAGCGTCTTCGCCGACGTGGCGCTGCCCGAGCTCCCCGTGACGGCGTGGCGCCCGCGCCTCGAGACCGTCGCCCACGTCTTCTGGACTGCGTTCGCGCGGCACCCGTGGGCGGCCGAGGTCTTCTCGCTCAGCCGCCCCCACCCGATCCCGTCCGTCATGCCGATCGCCGAGTGGTCGCTGAGCACCCTGCGGGCGATGGGCCTCCCCGCGGCGGAGGCGCTCGCGGCGCACGTGATGTTGTTCGGCTACGTGCGCGGCATGGCTCTCGCCCGGTCCGCCGAGCAGCAGGCGGTGTCCGACACGGGGGTGGGCGCGGACGACTGGGTACGCGCGCACGGCGACGTGCGGACGTGGCGCACGCAGGCTGACGCGCCGGGGCTCCGCTACGTCTCGCAGGAGGACGTGGAGTTCGACCTCGACGGCGTCTACGCGTACGGCCTGTCGCGCCTGCTCGACGGGCTAGAGGCCCGACGGCGGGCCAGCAGGTCCTAGCCCTGCCGACCGCTGCCCCAGTCGCACGCCGAGTGCGAACCAGGAACCACGCCGCGCCCGTCACCCGGTCAGTGCCGCTGCGCCAGACGCGCTCCCACGGCATGGGCGTGCTCGAGGAGCAGGCGCCCCAGCTCGGGGCGACGCGATGCGGAGAACCGCGGCTCGATCCCGGTCAGACTCAAGGCCCAGGCGGGTGCGCCGGTACGGTCGAAGACGGCGGCGCCCATCCCCCAGCTCCCCTCGACGATCAGCCCGGGGTTGACGGCGTAGCCCACGCGACGCGTCATGGCGATTCGCCGGCGGATGGCGTCGGCCGTGTGCGCGGCCCCGAACTGGTCTGCCAACGCATCGCCCCGGCCGTCCAGGTACCGGTCCACCTCGGCGCCCGGCAGGTGCGCCAGCAGGGCGAGACCGGCGGAGGCGACCCCGAGCGGGAACCGGATGCCCTCGTAGAGCACGAACGACCGGATGGGGAAGCTGCCCTCCTCGCGCAGCAGGCACACGGTCTCGTCCCCCCGCCGTGCCGAGAAGAAGGCGCTCTCCCCCGTCGCCGCAGCCAGCGACCGCACCGCGGCCCTGGCCACGCCGGTCACGTCGTAGCGCTCGGCGGCCACGGTGCCCATCAGGTACAGCTCGGGTCCCAGGCACCAGCGGCCGTCGTCAGCCTCGCGGTCGAGGAAGCCGTCGGCGACCAGCGCGGTCAGCAGTCGGTGGGCCGTCGAGCGGGCGAGGCCCGTCGCGGCGGCAGCCTCGGCGGTGGTCAGGCCTCCCGGCATCGCCGCGCTGACGGCCCTCAGCACGGCCGCGATGCGGCCCACCACCTGCGCCCCGTCCACGGTCGCCGCTGTCGCCACATTGTGGACGGGGCGCTGCCCCCTGGCCACGGGGTGGGCCGATCCCGACATGGTCATCTCCCTCCTGCCTACCGTGCGAAGCGGTACGGCCGCCGGCCGCATCGTGGACACGAAGGGGTGCCATGTCGATCCAGCCAGCCGCTCTGACCACGACGCCGCCGCCCGACCCGCGTCCCGCCGGACCGCCACCGAAGGTGTGGCCCAGCGCCCGGCAGGCCCTCGCGGACGTCGTGCACGACGGCATGACCGTCGCCGTCGGCGGGTTCGGCCTCTCGGGGAACCCGACGAGCCTGATCACCGCGCTGCGGGACACCGGCGTGCGCGACCTGACGCTGGTCAGCAACAACATGGGCGTGGACGGCAAGGGCCTCGGCCTGCTGCTCGAGGCGGGTCAGGTGCGCCGGGTGCTCGCGTCCTACGTCGGTGAGAACAAGCGGTTCGCGGAGCAGTACCTCGACGGGTCGCTGGACGTGGAGTTCGTCCCGCAGGGCACGCTGGCCGAGCGGCTGCGCGCCGGGGGCGCGGGCATCCCGGCGTTCTACACGCCGACCGGGGTGGGCACCCCGGTGGCGGACGGCAAGGACGAGGCGACGTTCGACGGGGTCCGCGCGATCCTCGAGCGCGGGATCGTCGCCGACCTCGCGCTGGTGCGCGCCCACCGCGCCGACGGCCAGGGCAACCTCCGCTACCGGCGCACGGCGCGCAACTTCAACCCCCTCGTCGCGACGGCCGGGCGGGTGACGGTCGCCGAGGCCGAGACGATCGAGGCGGACTTCCTGGACCCCGACGACGTGCACACCCCGGGGATCTTCGTCCAGCGCCTGGTCCGCGTGGAGATCG from Cellulomonas sp. NTE-D12 encodes:
- a CDS encoding glycosyltransferase family 2 protein; this translates as MSRGRAVLARRGQTSPPEPPDTVVPAPRPQQDVERADAARAGGPAETGAFARLAGLTVFGLAAVAGTLLLITASAIGNPVQMAPLEGHLLGLWRVLYATEAPSVPVALAAVALAVLLAVGVAVVELRIANRARRSADGLGHPLAPKPVMARTEGVFAGPVTVTVLIPAHDEEASLPQTLASLVDQPRPPERIVVIADNCTDATVQVARRAGVEVVETVANTQKKAGALNQVLREVLPGQGDNDVVMVVDADTRLAPGFLEAAVAQFTADRALMAVGGLFYGEEGAGVLGQFQRNEYSRYSRDIRRRRGRVFVLTGTASMFRPAALRTVAENRGTSLPGTPGDVYDTAALTEDNELTIALKSLGALMISPAACTVVTEVMPTWRALWRQRLRWQRGALENLAAYGLTPTTFRYWSQQLGIGYGVMALGAYVLLIALTVLSVDRWVWFPFWMGMGVLFAVERVVTVWAGGWRARALAALLLPELVFAAFLDVVYVRGVVDILLGRRAGWNHVVHTAPLPAPTADVPVGVAR
- a CDS encoding alpha/beta hydrolase; its protein translation is MTSMTAQVATSADGTRIEYLTTGRGPGLIAVPGALSTAETLGPLAGHLGERYTVHVVQRRGRGGSGPQGDRYGIERELEDLEAVREQTGARLVFGHSYGGLVALRFACGNAALDGVAVYEPGVSDGGSIPVGWIDRTQHELQEGEPFEAFLTFVRGTNPEQSGRVPRWFLRAILRLAIRADARRRMLSLMPEAVREHVEVGRFDSRTDDYSAISAATLVMRGKGSATSGTAVTLGRLADVIPRGHALRLDGLDHFAPEKRPDRVADAVQRFFGGRWAESPVSRRPR
- a CDS encoding TetR/AcrR family transcriptional regulator C-terminal domain-containing protein gives rise to the protein MPEPPTYVRVADSIAAEIRSGRIAEGARVPSTRQIVREWGVAMATATKVLQALRSEGLVDSVRGSGTVVRRGARGTTHLTPATPAEPTLQQIVETAVGIADADGLPLVTMRRVAAQLGVATVTLGRHVRGREALTLHMVDSVFADVALPELPVTAWRPRLETVAHVFWTAFARHPWAAEVFSLSRPHPIPSVMPIAEWSLSTLRAMGLPAAEALAAHVMLFGYVRGMALARSAEQQAVSDTGVGADDWVRAHGDVRTWRTQADAPGLRYVSQEDVEFDLDGVYAYGLSRLLDGLEARRRASRS
- a CDS encoding IclR family transcriptional regulator, with product MSGSAHPVARGQRPVHNVATAATVDGAQVVGRIAAVLRAVSAAMPGGLTTAEAAAATGLARSTAHRLLTALVADGFLDREADDGRWCLGPELYLMGTVAAERYDVTGVARAAVRSLAAATGESAFFSARRGDETVCLLREEGSFPIRSFVLYEGIRFPLGVASAGLALLAHLPGAEVDRYLDGRGDALADQFGAAHTADAIRRRIAMTRRVGYAVNPGLIVEGSWGMGAAVFDRTGAPAWALSLTGIEPRFSASRRPELGRLLLEHAHAVGARLAQRH
- a CDS encoding CoA transferase subunit A gives rise to the protein MTVAVGGFGLSGNPTSLITALRDTGVRDLTLVSNNMGVDGKGLGLLLEAGQVRRVLASYVGENKRFAEQYLDGSLDVEFVPQGTLAERLRAGGAGIPAFYTPTGVGTPVADGKDEATFDGVRAILERGIVADLALVRAHRADGQGNLRYRRTARNFNPLVATAGRVTVAEAETIEADFLDPDDVHTPGIFVQRLVRVEIADKDIEQRTVRHRVDA